One region of Baekduia soli genomic DNA includes:
- a CDS encoding SRPBCC family protein: MKPITVSIRIDRPRREVFEHLDVLANHLPFCDHFMADGQLSGPASGPGGRLRFRALTPGRGEWMDLEVCEAHAPERIVERTRGAGGRRVTRGSYVLREAGPAATEVEFELVTERAPAHERALAPMARRWLARQNAIAMTRLKAQIEGAAAPVAA, translated from the coding sequence ATGAAGCCCATCACCGTCTCGATCCGCATCGACCGCCCGCGCCGGGAGGTCTTCGAGCACCTCGACGTCCTCGCCAACCACCTGCCCTTCTGCGACCACTTCATGGCCGACGGGCAGCTCAGCGGGCCCGCGAGCGGCCCCGGGGGCCGGCTGCGCTTCCGCGCGCTGACCCCGGGGCGCGGGGAGTGGATGGACCTCGAGGTCTGCGAGGCGCACGCGCCCGAGCGCATCGTCGAACGCACGCGCGGCGCGGGCGGCCGGCGCGTCACGCGCGGAAGCTACGTTCTGCGCGAGGCCGGCCCGGCGGCCACCGAGGTCGAGTTCGAGCTGGTCACGGAGCGCGCACCCGCCCACGAGCGCGCGCTCGCGCCGATGGCACGGCGCTGGCTCGCACGCCAGAACGCCATCGCGATGACGCGGCTCAAGGCCCAGATCGAGGGTGCCGCGGCTCCCGTCGCCGCCTGA
- a CDS encoding transglycosylase family protein, with translation MSQEVQRAFQASLERSRSRRRAALARRMAVLRRRRRRGGSASFAVVGALLALGAPLALGQTTAQAPAPATLTKGAAGDAVSALQTALGLPATGRFTAATARAVRRYQRAHGLTVDGIVGPQTAGSLGLAAPLKGATGTATPSASAASAPSGTLARIAQCESGGDPTAISSDGQYRGKYQFTRATWRRMGGTDDPAAAPEAEQDQRAAALLAQAGTSPWPVCGQGGS, from the coding sequence GTGTCCCAGGAAGTCCAACGCGCGTTCCAGGCGTCGCTGGAGCGGTCGCGCTCCCGCCGCCGCGCGGCGCTCGCCCGCCGCATGGCCGTGCTGCGCCGGCGCCGCCGCCGGGGCGGCAGCGCCTCCTTCGCCGTGGTCGGCGCCCTTCTGGCCCTCGGCGCGCCGCTGGCGCTCGGCCAGACCACCGCCCAGGCCCCGGCGCCGGCCACGCTCACGAAGGGCGCCGCGGGGGACGCGGTCAGCGCGCTGCAGACGGCCTTGGGTCTGCCGGCCACGGGGCGCTTCACCGCGGCCACGGCCCGTGCGGTGCGCCGCTACCAGCGCGCCCACGGCCTCACGGTCGACGGCATCGTCGGCCCGCAGACCGCCGGCTCGCTCGGCCTGGCCGCGCCGCTGAAGGGCGCCACGGGCACCGCGACGCCGTCGGCGAGCGCCGCCTCGGCGCCCTCGGGCACGCTGGCGCGCATCGCGCAGTGCGAGTCCGGCGGCGACCCGACGGCCATCTCGTCGGATGGGCAGTACCGCGGCAAGTACCAGTTCACCCGCGCGACGTGGCGGCGCATGGGCGGCACGGACGACCCGGCCGCCGCGCCCGAGGCCGAGCAGGACCAGCGCGCCGCCGCGCTGCTGGCCCAGGCGGGCACGTCGCCCTGGCCCGTGTGCGGCCAGGGGGGCTCGTAG
- a CDS encoding LysR substrate-binding domain-containing protein: MTRDGSPTIVPTWFVLDGEPGVRTGEDSAKAGHFRRDPRAALVVDVAHRPRAAHGPPGTMAPMDLRQLEYFVAVARHRHFRLAAESLYVTQSAVSQQVRRLEAELGVQLLRRTNARPPVQVTAAGAELLTRAEAILADAAAARAAMDAHAGVVRGAVRVVSTPGDALRLAPALARFHAGHPAVRISLRQGTAAAAADAVRTGAADLAVVAPVMGTAAPEGLEAAPLRDEPLVLIVAPGDPLEDTGPVTLWDLRDRPFILGEPGTALREVVVEACSREGFGPVPLFEVGDPTAVRFLVHAGLGVSLVPASWMAQPGPEVAVLAPAGPAPGHALALLSRPGALTPLAGLLAAALRAELGD; the protein is encoded by the coding sequence GTGACCCGCGACGGCTCGCCGACGATCGTCCCGACCTGGTTCGTGCTCGACGGCGAACCCGGTGTTCGCACCGGCGAGGACTCGGCCAAGGCCGGGCACTTCCGGCGCGACCCGCGCGCAGCGCTCGTCGTCGACGTGGCCCACCGCCCGCGCGCCGCCCATGGACCGCCGGGCACAATGGCGCCCATGGACCTGCGACAGCTCGAGTACTTCGTGGCCGTCGCCCGCCACCGGCATTTCCGCCTCGCGGCCGAGAGCCTGTACGTCACCCAGTCGGCCGTCTCCCAGCAGGTGCGCCGCCTGGAGGCCGAGCTCGGCGTCCAGCTCCTGCGCCGCACGAACGCGCGCCCGCCCGTCCAGGTCACCGCGGCAGGGGCCGAGCTGCTCACGCGCGCCGAGGCCATCCTCGCCGACGCCGCCGCGGCGCGGGCGGCGATGGACGCGCACGCGGGCGTGGTGCGCGGCGCGGTGCGGGTGGTGTCGACGCCGGGCGACGCGCTGCGCCTGGCACCCGCGCTCGCGCGCTTCCACGCCGGCCACCCGGCCGTGCGCATCTCCCTGCGCCAGGGCACCGCGGCCGCGGCGGCCGACGCCGTGCGGACCGGCGCCGCCGACCTGGCCGTGGTGGCGCCCGTCATGGGCACCGCCGCCCCCGAGGGGCTGGAGGCCGCGCCGCTGCGCGACGAGCCGCTCGTGCTCATCGTGGCGCCGGGTGACCCGCTGGAGGACACGGGGCCCGTGACGCTGTGGGACCTGCGCGACCGCCCGTTCATCCTCGGCGAGCCGGGCACCGCGCTGCGCGAGGTGGTCGTCGAGGCCTGCAGCCGCGAGGGCTTCGGGCCCGTGCCGCTCTTCGAGGTGGGCGACCCGACGGCCGTCCGCTTCCTCGTGCACGCCGGCCTGGGCGTCAGCCTGGTGCCGGCGTCGTGGATGGCCCAGCCCGGACCGGAGGTCGCGGTCCTGGCGCCGGCCGGCCCGGCCCCGGGCCACGCTCTGGCGCTCCTGTCGCGGCCCGGGGCGCTGACGCCCCTCGCGGGGCTGCTGGCCGCGGCGCTGCGCGCCGAGCTCGGGGACTAG
- a CDS encoding SLC13 family permease, producing the protein MTGSIALRLAGAPVVAGALVAVIADGRARDAADQAQGPFLLVAGLLLLGLVADGDGVFRWASARLLGVTAAPRRLLVLALVLVAAVTAVLNLDTSVVFLTPILIGAARAAGADEEAFLYGSVLMANASSLLLPGANLTNLLVLAGEPVGGATFAWRILPAALAAALVTGLGLLAVEELRARAAAAGSGDAAVRRLAGGARPATGMRSLGACACAVAAVLVLALPHPGLPVLAVGLVVAAVRVRQGAVSGAAAVEAVGPAALLALFSLSVLLGLLARSWTGPSDVLASASAWETTALGALSAIGLNNLPAAVLLSATPPPHPRALLVGLNLGPNLAVTGALSAYLWFKAARACGAYPSVRRFSALGVPLGLAAMAASLGAIAVLGSS; encoded by the coding sequence GTGACGGGATCCATCGCGCTGCGGCTGGCGGGCGCGCCGGTCGTGGCCGGTGCGCTGGTGGCCGTGATCGCCGACGGCCGCGCGCGCGACGCCGCCGACCAGGCCCAGGGACCGTTCCTGCTCGTCGCGGGGCTGCTGCTGCTCGGCCTGGTCGCCGACGGCGACGGCGTCTTCCGCTGGGCCAGCGCGCGGCTGCTCGGCGTGACCGCCGCGCCGCGCCGGCTGCTCGTGCTGGCCCTCGTGCTCGTCGCCGCGGTCACCGCAGTGCTCAACCTCGACACGTCGGTCGTGTTCCTGACGCCCATCCTCATCGGCGCCGCGCGCGCGGCCGGCGCCGACGAGGAGGCGTTCCTGTACGGGTCGGTCCTCATGGCCAACGCGTCGTCGCTGCTGCTGCCCGGGGCCAACCTCACCAACCTGCTCGTCCTCGCCGGCGAGCCGGTCGGCGGCGCGACGTTCGCCTGGCGGATCCTGCCCGCCGCGCTGGCCGCCGCGCTCGTGACGGGCCTGGGGCTGCTGGCGGTCGAGGAGCTCCGGGCGCGCGCCGCGGCGGCCGGGTCCGGGGACGCCGCCGTCCGCCGCCTCGCCGGGGGCGCGCGGCCGGCCACCGGCATGCGGTCCCTGGGCGCGTGCGCGTGCGCGGTCGCGGCCGTGCTCGTGCTGGCGCTGCCCCACCCCGGCCTGCCCGTGCTGGCGGTCGGCCTCGTCGTCGCCGCGGTGCGGGTGCGCCAGGGCGCGGTGAGCGGCGCGGCGGCGGTCGAGGCCGTCGGGCCCGCCGCGCTGCTGGCGCTCTTCTCGCTCAGCGTGCTGCTCGGGCTGCTGGCCCGGTCGTGGACGGGGCCCTCCGACGTGCTGGCGTCCGCCTCGGCGTGGGAGACGACGGCCCTGGGCGCGCTGTCGGCCATCGGCCTCAACAACCTGCCCGCCGCCGTGCTGCTGTCGGCGACCCCGCCCCCGCACCCGCGCGCGCTGCTCGTCGGGCTCAACCTGGGTCCCAACCTCGCGGTGACCGGTGCGCTGTCGGCCTACCTGTGGTTCAAGGCCGCGCGGGCCTGCGGGGCGTACCCCTCGGTGCGGCGGTTCTCGGCGCTCGGCGTCCCGCTGGGGCTGGCCGCGATGGCCGCGAGCCTGGGGGCGATCGCCGTCCTGGGCTCCTCCTGA
- a CDS encoding PASTA domain-containing protein, whose amino-acid sequence MRPLLLAGTAGALLITGCGSGGTAAAPDPVRLQITAPADLGVVRSASVRVQGIVRPAGAEVTVAGRRATVSGARFSAGVDLAAGINVIDVLASAGSARPALAAVRVRRIVDVRVPDLAGLSPDDAAAQLKGLGLKADTQTSGGGLLDDLFGGDPVVCSTDPPAGRRVDPGTTVTVTVSKSC is encoded by the coding sequence ATGCGACCCCTCCTGCTCGCCGGCACCGCCGGCGCCCTCCTCATCACCGGCTGCGGCTCGGGCGGCACGGCCGCGGCCCCCGACCCCGTGCGCTTGCAGATCACCGCCCCCGCCGACCTCGGCGTCGTCCGCAGCGCCTCGGTCCGTGTGCAGGGCATCGTCCGCCCCGCGGGTGCCGAGGTCACCGTCGCCGGCCGTCGCGCGACCGTGTCGGGCGCGCGCTTCAGCGCCGGCGTCGACCTCGCCGCCGGCATCAACGTCATCGACGTGCTGGCGAGCGCGGGCAGCGCGCGCCCCGCCCTGGCCGCCGTGCGCGTGCGCCGGATCGTCGACGTCCGGGTGCCCGACCTGGCGGGGCTGAGCCCCGACGACGCGGCGGCCCAGCTCAAGGGCCTGGGGCTGAAGGCCGACACCCAGACCTCGGGCGGCGGCCTGCTCGACGACCTCTTCGGCGGCGACCCCGTCGTCTGCTCGACCGACCCGCCCGCCGGGCGGCGCGTCGACCCCGGCACCACGGTCACCGTGACCGTGTCGAAGTCCTGTTGA
- a CDS encoding serine/threonine-protein kinase, whose protein sequence is MAELEPGSEFAGCRIEGVLGRGGMGVIYRATEVRLGRPVALKLIATEQASDPDVRERFEREARLTASIDHPNVVPVYAAGEEDGHLYLVMRYVPGTDLQALLRREGRLAPDRAAGIVAQIADALDAAHQTGLVHRDVKPANVLIAAANPPATSSAANGADGWRGHVYLSDFGITRVQSADTRITDSGGWIGTVDFMAPEHLRGEPTDARSDVYALGCVLHSALTGTPPFRRETVPATITAHLHEAPPRPSETPGVPEAFDSVIARALAKEPAGRYPSAGDLGRAARAAATGAVASTARGSVATGAATPEHAEPTRLAPAAGATAVATPPAPPTAVTRVAGGPDPGDGTGAGRGPGSGRPEAVRIQHGRRRKLALAATVLVLALPTILIVRWAAGWGSSTSTGPLSAGEVRDVARSFADAYTNEDDAALRRILTPAVRRVSPNDVQRGRPAVVGEYRRQFAADDVQRYALDGLQATGGMVGRAAGRYTVTRKGAPPITGKLVLGVVRRDGRAVIDQIDTEPRA, encoded by the coding sequence ATGGCCGAGCTGGAACCCGGATCCGAGTTCGCCGGCTGCCGCATCGAGGGCGTCCTCGGGCGCGGCGGCATGGGCGTGATCTACCGCGCGACCGAGGTGCGCCTCGGCCGTCCCGTCGCGCTCAAGCTCATCGCCACCGAGCAGGCGTCGGACCCCGACGTGCGCGAGCGCTTCGAGCGCGAGGCACGCCTGACGGCCTCCATCGACCACCCCAACGTGGTCCCGGTCTACGCGGCGGGCGAGGAGGACGGCCACCTCTACCTCGTCATGCGCTACGTGCCCGGCACCGACCTGCAGGCGCTGCTGCGTCGCGAGGGTCGCCTGGCGCCCGACCGCGCCGCGGGCATCGTCGCCCAGATCGCCGACGCGCTGGACGCCGCCCACCAGACCGGGCTCGTGCATCGCGACGTCAAGCCCGCCAACGTCCTGATCGCCGCCGCCAACCCCCCCGCCACCTCGTCGGCGGCGAACGGTGCCGACGGTTGGCGCGGACACGTGTACCTCAGCGACTTCGGCATCACGCGCGTGCAGTCGGCCGACACGCGCATCACCGACAGCGGCGGCTGGATCGGCACCGTGGACTTCATGGCGCCCGAGCACCTGCGCGGCGAGCCGACCGACGCGCGCTCCGACGTCTACGCCCTGGGCTGTGTGCTGCACAGCGCGCTGACCGGCACGCCGCCGTTCCGCCGCGAGACGGTCCCGGCGACGATCACCGCGCACCTGCACGAGGCGCCGCCGCGGCCGTCGGAGACCCCCGGGGTCCCGGAGGCGTTCGACTCGGTCATCGCCCGCGCCCTGGCCAAGGAGCCGGCGGGGCGCTACCCGTCGGCCGGCGACCTCGGCCGCGCCGCCCGCGCCGCGGCCACCGGCGCGGTGGCGTCCACCGCGCGCGGCAGCGTGGCCACGGGGGCGGCGACGCCCGAGCACGCCGAGCCCACGCGCCTGGCCCCGGCCGCCGGGGCGACCGCGGTGGCCACGCCGCCGGCGCCCCCCACGGCGGTGACGCGCGTCGCCGGCGGCCCGGACCCGGGCGACGGGACGGGCGCCGGGCGCGGCCCCGGGAGCGGGCGCCCCGAGGCCGTGCGCATCCAGCACGGGCGCCGGCGCAAGCTGGCGCTCGCCGCGACGGTCCTCGTCCTCGCGCTGCCCACGATCCTCATCGTGCGCTGGGCCGCGGGCTGGGGATCGTCGACCTCCACCGGGCCGCTGAGCGCCGGCGAGGTGCGCGACGTCGCGCGGTCGTTCGCCGACGCCTACACCAACGAGGACGATGCGGCGCTGCGGCGGATCCTCACGCCCGCGGTGCGGCGCGTGAGCCCCAACGACGTCCAGCGCGGGCGCCCGGCCGTCGTGGGCGAGTACCGCCGGCAGTTCGCCGCCGACGACGTGCAGCGCTACGCGCTGGACGGCCTGCAGGCCACAGGCGGGATGGTCGGGCGCGCCGCGGGCCGCTACACCGTGACGCGCAAGGGCGCGCCGCCGATCACCGGCAAGCTCGTCCTCGGCGTCGTGCGCCGCGACGGCCGCGCGGTCATCGACCAGATCGACACGGAGCCGCGGGCCTGA
- a CDS encoding thioredoxin family protein, which yields MPTTTSVTQITDVDFAAQVLESDVPVLVDFWASWCGPCRVMHPILDELARERPGLRIVSLDVEAHPLSAARHGVLAMPTFLLFRDGAPVLRLVGARPRRRLERELDEVLGT from the coding sequence ATGCCCACCACGACGAGCGTCACCCAGATCACCGACGTTGACTTCGCCGCGCAGGTCCTCGAGTCCGACGTGCCCGTCCTCGTCGACTTCTGGGCCTCCTGGTGCGGCCCCTGCCGCGTCATGCACCCCATCCTCGACGAGCTCGCCCGGGAGCGCCCGGGGCTGCGGATCGTCAGCCTCGACGTCGAGGCCCACCCGCTGTCGGCCGCCCGCCACGGCGTGCTGGCGATGCCGACGTTCCTGCTCTTCCGGGACGGCGCGCCCGTCCTGCGCCTCGTCGGCGCCCGCCCGCGCCGGCGCCTGGAGCGCGAGCTCGACGAGGTGCTCGGGACCTAG
- a CDS encoding FTR1 family iron permease — protein sequence MPSDAVRTSADSRRLALWLGLLALLAGAVYVMATAKTGPVDPTEVAAPQSRGTVVFNAAMIVFREGLEAVLIFAAVTASFVGANAGRKRPVIVGAAVSFGATIVTWFLVQALLDAASPLGPKLEAITGFVAIVVLLFVLNWFVHKVYWTGWIAKHHRQRRKVLGRVGVSATMGLVALGFTSVYREGFEVVLFLQNLQLKAGSGVVLEGVVVGLACTAAVGVMTFVLQRKLPYRKMLIATGVLIGVVLVVMIGGTALSFQDLGWLPSHPTPFTVPTWMGSWFEMYSTWETLGAQVLAAAFVVGSYYAAERMRVRAPTARGEQPARRAEAPPRLASDAA from the coding sequence ATGCCGTCCGACGCCGTCCGCACCTCCGCCGACAGCCGCCGCCTGGCCCTCTGGCTCGGGCTCCTGGCCCTCCTGGCCGGCGCGGTCTACGTCATGGCCACCGCGAAGACCGGCCCGGTCGACCCGACGGAGGTCGCCGCGCCGCAGAGCCGCGGCACCGTCGTGTTCAACGCGGCGATGATCGTCTTCCGCGAGGGCCTGGAGGCCGTCCTCATCTTCGCCGCGGTCACGGCGAGCTTCGTCGGGGCCAACGCCGGGCGCAAGCGGCCCGTCATCGTCGGCGCGGCCGTGTCGTTCGGCGCGACGATCGTCACGTGGTTCCTCGTGCAGGCGCTCCTGGACGCTGCCTCGCCGCTGGGGCCCAAGCTCGAGGCGATCACCGGCTTCGTCGCCATCGTCGTCCTGCTCTTCGTCCTCAACTGGTTCGTGCACAAGGTGTACTGGACGGGCTGGATCGCCAAGCACCACCGCCAGCGGCGCAAGGTCCTGGGGCGCGTCGGCGTCTCGGCGACGATGGGGCTCGTCGCCCTCGGGTTCACGAGCGTCTACCGCGAGGGCTTCGAGGTCGTGCTGTTCCTGCAGAACCTCCAGCTCAAGGCCGGCTCGGGCGTCGTGCTGGAGGGCGTCGTCGTCGGGCTGGCGTGCACCGCCGCCGTGGGCGTCATGACGTTCGTGCTCCAGCGCAAGCTGCCCTACCGCAAGATGCTCATCGCGACCGGCGTGCTCATCGGCGTGGTGCTCGTGGTGATGATCGGCGGCACCGCGCTGAGCTTCCAGGACCTCGGCTGGCTGCCGAGCCACCCGACGCCGTTCACCGTGCCGACGTGGATGGGCTCCTGGTTCGAGATGTACAGCACGTGGGAGACGCTGGGCGCGCAGGTGTTGGCCGCCGCGTTCGTCGTCGGCTCCTACTACGCCGCCGAGCGCATGCGCGTGCGGGCGCCCACCGCCCGCGGCGAGCAGCCGGCCCGGCGCGCCGAGGCGCCGCCGCGGCTGGCTTCCGACGCGGCCTGA
- a CDS encoding TetR/AcrR family transcriptional regulator codes for MSTSARGPARTPRIPKDEARARIRDAAARLLAHGSYRDLSVDAVMAEAGLARTLFYRHFDGLPALVLSLLEDLREGLVGSGDPADPEYLRRVLEHTVDVAVRHGPILRAVDDAARHDAEVDRVYRSFVDWSAQFTATIFAEGVATGRVRDVPDITATSRALTLMNGVFLIDAMEREGGLQRDVAVDVLWTIWARVLGLD; via the coding sequence GTGTCAACTTCCGCTCGAGGGCCCGCCCGCACCCCTCGGATCCCCAAGGACGAGGCCCGCGCGCGGATCCGCGACGCGGCCGCCCGCCTGCTGGCGCACGGCAGCTACCGCGACCTGTCGGTCGACGCGGTGATGGCCGAGGCCGGCCTGGCCCGGACGCTGTTCTACCGCCACTTCGACGGCCTCCCGGCGCTCGTGCTCAGCCTGCTCGAGGATCTGCGCGAAGGCCTGGTCGGCAGTGGCGACCCCGCGGATCCCGAGTACCTGCGCCGGGTCCTGGAGCACACCGTCGACGTCGCCGTCCGCCACGGCCCGATCCTGCGGGCGGTCGACGACGCGGCGCGCCACGACGCCGAGGTCGACCGGGTCTACCGGTCGTTCGTGGACTGGTCGGCGCAGTTCACCGCCACGATCTTCGCCGAGGGCGTCGCGACCGGCCGGGTCCGCGACGTGCCCGACATCACGGCCACGTCGCGCGCGCTGACGCTCATGAACGGCGTGTTCCTCATCGACGCGATGGAGCGCGAGGGCGGCCTGCAGCGCGACGTGGCGGTCGACGTGCTGTGGACGATCTGGGCGCGGGTGCTCGGGCTGGACTGA
- the ftsH gene encoding ATP-dependent zinc metalloprotease FtsH, translating to MPPDPDPPRRRDDRQPTPWKVEGAPETKKQGPMGMPRPPGGRRFLYFVVGLLVLNFIFASLVPSKPSRATVPYTQFLTQVDKGNVAELTSQGDKIEGTFKTKVTPEKFNGKQDKPNTRFSTLRPALAPANDPLLSELRAKGVVVNAKPLDSGRSFIADLLLFFGPTLLLVALFVFMARRAAASGGMGGLGGLGRSRAKRYDSADQTRTTFADVAGIDEAEDELEEVVDFLKNPEKYRTLGAMIPKGVLLSGQPGTGKTLLARAVAGEADVPFFSISASEFIEMVVGVGASRVRDLFTQAKAAAPSIIFIDELDAIGRQRGGGASLGGHDEREQTLNQILTEMDGFTGSEGVIVLASTNRPDVLDSALLRPGRFDRRVTVNPPDVVGREKILQVHTRSVPLDDDVDLKGLAATTPGMVGADLRNLVNEAALLAAKNGHPKVTSGDFYNAFEKIVLGTERRITLSHEERERTAYHEGGHALLGMLEPGADPVRKVSIVPRGRALGVTFQSPENDRYGYDTAYLLGRITGALGGRAAEEIVYGSVTTGAESDLEQVTHIARSMVGRWGMSDVIGLVSVMPPAGEQVYPGTDPSSEATRELIDREVRRIIEECYGRAVEQLREHRDRLDSLAAALLERETLDENDAYRAAGFERGSAPGDRPPHGLLKEPSNADATPSSDLV from the coding sequence ATGCCGCCCGATCCCGATCCCCCCCGCCGCAGGGACGACCGCCAGCCCACCCCCTGGAAGGTCGAGGGCGCGCCCGAGACCAAGAAGCAGGGGCCGATGGGCATGCCGCGGCCCCCGGGAGGCCGGCGCTTCCTGTACTTCGTCGTCGGGCTGCTGGTCCTCAACTTCATCTTCGCCTCGCTCGTGCCGAGCAAGCCGAGCCGCGCGACGGTCCCCTACACGCAGTTCCTCACCCAGGTGGACAAGGGCAACGTCGCCGAGCTCACCTCGCAGGGCGACAAGATCGAGGGCACCTTCAAGACGAAGGTCACCCCCGAGAAGTTCAACGGCAAGCAGGACAAGCCCAATACGCGCTTCTCGACGCTGCGCCCCGCCCTGGCGCCGGCCAACGACCCGCTGCTGTCCGAGCTGCGCGCCAAGGGCGTCGTCGTCAACGCCAAGCCCCTGGACAGCGGGCGCTCGTTCATCGCCGACCTCCTGCTGTTCTTCGGGCCGACGCTGCTGCTCGTCGCGCTCTTCGTGTTCATGGCGCGCCGCGCCGCCGCCTCCGGCGGGATGGGCGGCCTCGGCGGCCTCGGGCGATCGCGGGCCAAGCGCTATGACTCGGCCGACCAGACGCGGACGACGTTCGCCGACGTCGCGGGCATCGACGAGGCCGAGGATGAGCTCGAGGAGGTCGTCGACTTCCTCAAGAACCCCGAGAAGTACCGCACGCTCGGGGCCATGATCCCCAAGGGCGTCCTCCTGTCGGGCCAGCCCGGCACGGGCAAGACGCTGCTGGCCCGCGCGGTCGCCGGCGAGGCCGACGTGCCGTTCTTCTCCATCTCGGCCTCGGAGTTCATCGAGATGGTCGTCGGCGTCGGCGCCAGCCGCGTGCGCGATCTGTTCACGCAGGCCAAGGCCGCGGCGCCGAGCATCATCTTCATCGACGAGCTCGACGCCATCGGGCGCCAGCGCGGCGGCGGCGCGTCGCTGGGCGGCCACGACGAGCGCGAGCAGACGCTGAACCAGATCCTCACCGAGATGGACGGCTTCACCGGCTCGGAGGGCGTCATCGTCCTCGCCTCGACGAACCGCCCCGACGTCCTGGACAGCGCGCTGCTGCGCCCGGGCCGCTTCGACCGCCGCGTGACGGTCAACCCGCCCGACGTCGTCGGCCGCGAGAAGATCCTGCAGGTCCACACCCGCTCGGTGCCGCTGGACGACGACGTCGACCTCAAGGGCCTGGCCGCCACCACGCCCGGCATGGTCGGCGCCGACCTGCGCAACCTCGTCAACGAGGCCGCGCTGCTGGCCGCCAAGAACGGCCACCCCAAGGTCACCTCCGGCGACTTCTACAACGCGTTCGAGAAGATCGTGCTCGGCACGGAGCGGCGGATCACGCTCAGCCACGAGGAGCGCGAGCGCACGGCCTACCACGAGGGCGGCCACGCGCTGCTCGGGATGCTCGAGCCCGGCGCCGACCCCGTGCGCAAGGTCTCGATCGTCCCGCGCGGCCGCGCGCTGGGCGTCACGTTCCAGTCGCCCGAGAACGACCGCTACGGCTACGACACCGCCTACCTGCTCGGCCGGATCACCGGCGCGCTCGGCGGCCGCGCCGCCGAGGAGATCGTGTACGGGTCGGTCACCACCGGCGCCGAGTCCGACCTCGAGCAGGTCACGCACATCGCGCGCTCGATGGTCGGGCGCTGGGGCATGTCCGACGTCATCGGGCTGGTCTCGGTGATGCCGCCCGCCGGCGAGCAGGTCTACCCCGGCACCGACCCCTCCTCGGAGGCCACGCGGGAGCTCATCGACCGCGAGGTCCGGCGCATCATCGAGGAGTGCTACGGGCGCGCCGTCGAGCAGCTGCGCGAGCACCGCGACCGGCTGGACTCCCTCGCCGCGGCGCTGCTGGAGCGCGAGACGCTCGACGAGAACGACGCCTACCGCGCCGCCGGCTTCGAGCGCGGCTCGGCGCCGGGCGACCGGCCGCCGCACGGGCTCCTCAAGGAGCCCTCCAACGCCGACGCCACGCCGTCGTCGGACCTCGTCTGA